From the Flavobacterium gyeonganense genome, the window GTTCGTGGATCATCTTCTATTTTTGGAGATACTAAACCATTATGGGTAATTGATGGTGTTGTGCAGGAAGATATTATTAATATTTCTTTTGCTGATTTAGCGTCAGGAAATTCTGAAACTTTATTAAGTTCTTCTGTAGCCGGTTTAAATTCTAATGATATTCAAAGCATTGAAATACTTAAAGATGCTTCGGCAACTTCTATTTATGGTTCAAGATCGTTAAATGGAGTTGTAGTTGTAACAACAAAACAAGGACGCAGGGACTCACCACTAAAAGTGAGTTATTCTGTTGAAAATACCGTGAGAACTGTACCAAATTATTCTCAATATGATATTTTAAATTCTCAGGAATCAATGAGTATTTTAAAAGAATTAGAAGGATACGGTGGGGATGGTAAGGGTTTTTTAGAAATAGCATCATCTCTTAACGGAAGATTTGGAGGTGTATATAATATTTTGGCCAAACAAATTGATACTTACAACAACACAAATGGGGAGTTTGGTGTTAGAAATGATGTGGTTAGCCGTAATCAGTTTTTAAAAAAATATGAATTAGGCAATACAGACTGGTTTAGCGTATTATTTAGGCCTTCCATTACACAAAATCATTCTTTAAGCTTTTCAGGTGGTGGAAAAAATAATACATTCTATGCATCTCTTGGGTATTATAGTGATCCGGGATGGACAATTGCTGATAACGTAAAGCAGTTAACTTCTAATATTAAAGGAACCTTTTTTGTGAATGATAGATTAAATGTGACTGTATCCACAATGGGATCTGTACGTAATCAAACTGCTCCTGGAAGTTACGAAAGCAAATCAGATCCCGTATATGGAAGTGTAAACAGAGAGTTTGATATCAATCCGTTTAAGTATGTTTTAAACACCAGCAGAACATTAAGGCCTTATGATGATAACGGAAATTTAGAGTATTACAGAAATAACTGGGCTCCTATGAATATTATCAATGAGCTTAATAACAACACTCTGGATATTAAAGTAAATGACATCCGTTTTCAATTGGATTTAGAATATAAAATAAATAAAAATTTAACTTATAATCTAACTGGTTCTTCGCGTTATGCAAATACATCAAGAGAGCATAAAGTTTATGAAGGTTCAAATGTAGCAGCAGCTTACAAAGCAGGTACAGCTTTAAGCCCGGAAGGTGAAAATTCTATTGTTCAGGAAGCTAATATCTTTTTATTTAAAGATCCTGATAATTTAACAGCGCCAAAAATATCTGTACTTCCAAATGGTGGATTTTTAAGAAAATTCACGAATGAAATGACATCATATAACATTAGAAATAGTGTTAATTATAGAAATACATTAAACGAGAAGCACGAATTAGAGGGTTTTTTGGGAACAGAACTTAGATCAGTAGATAGAAGTAGTGACAATTTTACTGCAGCAGGACTTCAATTTGACAGAGGTCTTACACCTTTTATTGATCCAAGATTTATTGAAAAAATTGTAAATGACGGAGACTCCTATTATGGATTTGATGCCGAAAGAGAAAGAACTGTTGGTTTTTTTGGTAAAGTAGGCTATACTTACGATCGACGTTATACAGCATCACTTACAGGTCGTTATGATGGTTCTAACAGACAAGGAAATAGCGGGTCAAACAGATGGTTACCAACTTATACAGTTAGTGGGAAATGGAATGTTACTGAAGAAAACTTCATGAAAACTTCAAAAAACATAAACAATTTAGCATTAAGAGCTTCCTACGGACTTACAGCAACTGCAGGACCAGCAACAAATTCATTGGCAATCTATAAAAGTTTTATCACGAATCGTCTTTTCTTACAAAACAGAGAGTCTGCAATATCAATTGACGAATTACAAAATGGCGATTTAACATGGGAGAAACAATTTGAAACCAATATTGGTCTAGATTTAGGAATGTTTAACAATAGAGTACAGTTTGTAACAGATGTTTATAGCCGTAAAGCTTTTGATTTGGTTGATTTTGTAACGACTTCAGGTGTTGGAGGGCAAAGTATCAAGCAAGGAAATAATGCAGATATGGAGACTAAAGGACTAGAGGTAGGTTTTACGACTCAAAACATTGTAAATAAAGATTTTAAATGGGCTACAACCCTTAATTTTTCAGTTTATGATCAAAAAATTACGAAGTTGCAAAATAAGCCATCAGCTTTTAGCCTGGTGAACGGAAATGGCGGAAATGCATTAGGCAGCCCAAGAAATTCAATTTATTCATATGAATTTACAGGATTAAATAATCAGGGATTACCAACTTTCAAATTGCAGGATGGGGCTGATAATAATATGACTGATGCTGATTTTCAGGACACTAAAGATGTTACAAAATATCTTAAATATGAAGGTTCTATTGAGCCAAATAAATCAATTGGTTTAGCTAATACTTTTACTTATAAAAATTGGTCATTATATGTGTTTATTGTTGGCTCAGGAGGGAATAAAGTTCGTTTAAATCCTGTATATGATAGTGTTTATGATGATTTGACAGTGTTTACAAAAGATTTTACAAATCGTTGGATAAATCCTGGTGACGAAAACATTACGAATGTTCCTGTGATTGCTGATAAAAGGCTAATAGAAAACAATGGGGGGGAACGTACGTTAGCAAAAGCATATAATACCTATAATTACTCGGATGTTAGAATTGCAGATGGAGATTTCGTAAGATTAAAAAATGTATCACTTAGCTGGGAGTTCCCTTCAGATTTAAAGAAAAAATTAGGACTAAGTATATTTTCATTAAAGGGATCAGCAGTGAACCCATTGTTAATTTATTCAGATAAAAGACTTAACGGTCAGGATCCTGAATTTCGTAATACTGGAGGTGTGGCTTTTCCAATCACATCACAATATACTTTTACCATAAACCTTTCATTTTAATATAATTGATTATGAAAAATATAAAAATAGCCTTATCTCTATTGATGCTTATTTGTATTAGTAGTTGCGATGATTTTCTTTCTGAAGTACCAGATAATAGATTGCAAATTGATACTCCTGAAAAAATATCAGAATTATTGGCAGATGCTTACCCGGATGGGTCTTATATTTCTATTACAGAAAGTATGACCGATAATGTATCTGACAATAAAACCTCACTTGTAAATATAAATAATGAGCAAAGTTTTAACTGGGAATTGCAAGATGATCAAACAAGCAGAGATACTCAGGGATTTTACTGGAATGCTGCATATAAAGCAATTGCTACAGCTAATAAGGCATTAGCGGCTATAAAAGAATTGGGAGACACCGCTGATCTTAATCCTCAAAAAGGAGAAGCTTTATTAGCGAGGGCTTATGCTCATTTTATGTTGGTTTCTATATGGTCTAATCGTTATAATCCTGCTACTGCTGCTACTGATCTCGGTATTCCGTATGTGACAGAACCTGAGGAGGTTTTGATTAAGAATTACAAACGTAATTCAGTAAAAGAGGTTTTTGATTTAGTAGAATCCGACATAAAAGAAGGCTTAAAGTATGTTACAAATGATTACAGGACAGAGTATTTAAAATATCACTTTAATAAAGAAGCGGCTAAAGCATTTGCTGCACGTTTTTACACTATAAAAGGAGATTGGGAAAAAGTCCTTGAATATACAGATGGGTTAGGAAACAAACCTGTTGGTAAATTAAGAGACTGGGCAGCTTATAATAGCTATGATTTTCCTAATAAACCTATCGAATATGCAAAAAATACGCAGGTTACGAATTTATTAGTTGGTTTTCCAAGTTCAATTTGCGGCAGGGCAACTAATTTGAACAGATTTGCTTTTACCAGAGCAAAAGAAAGAGATGAAATACTTGGAAGCGAAACCAATATATTTAATAAGGATTGGTTAATCGATATTGTAATACAAGGAGCGAGTGGAGCTAATGTAGCAGTTTATAAATTTGATGAATATTTTAAATATACAAATTTAACAGCACAGATTGGTCTTCCTTATACAGGAGTTGTACTTTTTTCTAATGATGAAATGTTTTTAAATCGTATTGAAGCTCATGTTATGACCAATCAATTAGATATTGCCACCGCAGAATTAGAATATTTTTTAGGAACAAGAACAGATGGTTATACATCTACTGATGTGTTGACAAAAGCTAAAATATATGCAAAGTATCCTGTTATTGATAATGAATATACTCCTTTTTATTCCCTAACTACGGAACAAGCTTCTTTTATTAAAGCAATTACTGAGGCAAGAAGAAGAGAGTTTTTGCATGAAGGACAAAGATGGTTTGATATCAAAAGATTTAATCTCGTGGTAGAACATGATACTTATAACGCTCAGGGACAAATAAGCAAAAAAACATTCTGGTTAAAGATGATAAGCGTCGTGCTGTGCAAATACCACTAAATGCATCTAACAATGGTATAGAAAAAAATCCGAGATAAATTTAATTTAAACTATTATGAAATTAATTAAAAAATATATAAAAATAGTATTGGCAGCTGGGATTATGTCAGTAATATCATGTTCTCACGAAGATCAGCCAACTCAAAGTACATTAGATTTTACTCAGCCTGTAAAAACAGATTTAGATACATGGATAGATCAAAATTATATAAATCCTTACAATATTAGTGTTCAATATAAGTGGAACCAAAATGTAGTAGAACAAAATAGATTTTTATATCCACCAGCTATTAATAAAGTACAACCTGCACTTGAAATAATCAAAAAGATATGGATAGATAGTTATAGTGCTATTGCAGGAAAAGATTTTGTTAAAATTATTGCACCAAGAGATTTTGTTTTGGTAGGTGGTGTCAATGTAAACCCGGATAATGTTTCTAACACTTTAGGATTAGCCGAAGGTGGAAAGAGAATATCTTTATTTCAGGTAGATTATGTTGATAAAAAAAATCGCGCAAGTGTTACGCAATTTGTACACACTATTCAGCATGAATACGTACATATTTTAAATCAGACTAAAACTTTTGATGTAGAAGCCTGGGCAAAAATCACACCTAATGATTATACTTCAAATCCGTTTGGTATTACTGATGCTGCAGCTCAAAGGCTTGGATTTATTAGTGCTTACGCGAGATCAAATTATACAGAGGATTTTGCAGAAACTGCTGCAATAATTTTACTCATGTCAAAAGCAGAATACGACGCTTTATATGCAAGTATCACCGTGCCCGCAGCAGTTACTGCTCTTAAGAAAAAAGAAGCTCTGGTTGTTCAGTATTACAGGGATGCTTTTAATATCGATTTTTATGCTTTAAGAGACGAAGCTCAGAAAAACACTACTGATGTTTTAAATAATTAAAAACTTAAACAAAGGAATT encodes:
- a CDS encoding SusC/RagA family TonB-linked outer membrane protein, which translates into the protein MKKPVVKQRLLHRIMKITLFQFVLALVFSSVTMANSVSGQRKLDTKVTIAVDNLSLDNTLSKLEKSAHVKFSYNSRLPQLNQKVSIEANQETLESILNRILKPFNITYAEISNQIILQKNAKSDGFSTDESHTSLFEILSAGPIIKGKVTDVNGSPLPGATILAKGTKIAVLTDFDGNFSIEMPANSSQLVISYVGFETKEIGIENTSPTIVLNEAGQNLKEVIVTTGYEKTSKRTFTGAISKISAAELKVDGVVDVSRMIEGKAAGVTVQNVTGTFGTAPKITVRGSSSIFGDTKPLWVIDGVVQEDIINISFADLASGNSETLLSSSVAGLNSNDIQSIEILKDASATSIYGSRSLNGVVVVTTKQGRRDSPLKVSYSVENTVRTVPNYSQYDILNSQESMSILKELEGYGGDGKGFLEIASSLNGRFGGVYNILAKQIDTYNNTNGEFGVRNDVVSRNQFLKKYELGNTDWFSVLFRPSITQNHSLSFSGGGKNNTFYASLGYYSDPGWTIADNVKQLTSNIKGTFFVNDRLNVTVSTMGSVRNQTAPGSYESKSDPVYGSVNREFDINPFKYVLNTSRTLRPYDDNGNLEYYRNNWAPMNIINELNNNTLDIKVNDIRFQLDLEYKINKNLTYNLTGSSRYANTSREHKVYEGSNVAAAYKAGTALSPEGENSIVQEANIFLFKDPDNLTAPKISVLPNGGFLRKFTNEMTSYNIRNSVNYRNTLNEKHELEGFLGTELRSVDRSSDNFTAAGLQFDRGLTPFIDPRFIEKIVNDGDSYYGFDAERERTVGFFGKVGYTYDRRYTASLTGRYDGSNRQGNSGSNRWLPTYTVSGKWNVTEENFMKTSKNINNLALRASYGLTATAGPATNSLAIYKSFITNRLFLQNRESAISIDELQNGDLTWEKQFETNIGLDLGMFNNRVQFVTDVYSRKAFDLVDFVTTSGVGGQSIKQGNNADMETKGLEVGFTTQNIVNKDFKWATTLNFSVYDQKITKLQNKPSAFSLVNGNGGNALGSPRNSIYSYEFTGLNNQGLPTFKLQDGADNNMTDADFQDTKDVTKYLKYEGSIEPNKSIGLANTFTYKNWSLYVFIVGSGGNKVRLNPVYDSVYDDLTVFTKDFTNRWINPGDENITNVPVIADKRLIENNGGERTLAKAYNTYNYSDVRIADGDFVRLKNVSLSWEFPSDLKKKLGLSIFSLKGSAVNPLLIYSDKRLNGQDPEFRNTGGVAFPITSQYTFTINLSF
- a CDS encoding RagB/SusD family nutrient uptake outer membrane protein is translated as MKNIKIALSLLMLICISSCDDFLSEVPDNRLQIDTPEKISELLADAYPDGSYISITESMTDNVSDNKTSLVNINNEQSFNWELQDDQTSRDTQGFYWNAAYKAIATANKALAAIKELGDTADLNPQKGEALLARAYAHFMLVSIWSNRYNPATAATDLGIPYVTEPEEVLIKNYKRNSVKEVFDLVESDIKEGLKYVTNDYRTEYLKYHFNKEAAKAFAARFYTIKGDWEKVLEYTDGLGNKPVGKLRDWAAYNSYDFPNKPIEYAKNTQVTNLLVGFPSSICGRATNLNRFAFTRAKERDEILGSETNIFNKDWLIDIVIQGASGANVAVYKFDEYFKYTNLTAQIGLPYTGVVLFSNDEMFLNRIEAHVMTNQLDIATAELEYFLGTRTDGYTSTDVLTKAKIYAKYPVIDNEYTPFYSLTTEQASFIKAITEARRREFLHEGQRWFDIKRFNLVVEHDTYNAQGQISKKTFWLKMISVVLCKYH
- a CDS encoding substrate import-associated zinc metallohydrolase lipoprotein, which translates into the protein MKLIKKYIKIVLAAGIMSVISCSHEDQPTQSTLDFTQPVKTDLDTWIDQNYINPYNISVQYKWNQNVVEQNRFLYPPAINKVQPALEIIKKIWIDSYSAIAGKDFVKIIAPRDFVLVGGVNVNPDNVSNTLGLAEGGKRISLFQVDYVDKKNRASVTQFVHTIQHEYVHILNQTKTFDVEAWAKITPNDYTSNPFGITDAAAQRLGFISAYARSNYTEDFAETAAIILLMSKAEYDALYASITVPAAVTALKKKEALVVQYYRDAFNIDFYALRDEAQKNTTDVLNN